A genomic window from Candidatus Denitrolinea symbiosum includes:
- a CDS encoding thioredoxin domain-containing protein, whose product MDWYPWGEEALSKAKFENKPIFLSIGYAACHWCHVMEHESFEDPETAAVMNEYFVNIKVDREERPEIDSIYMQATVAMTGSGGWPMSVFLTPDLRPFYAGTYFPPVRRFNMPSFKEVLSNIAKVWRENAQEVDRVGNQVLGHIRPPIHKPENRNEITTEALEAAIKNLLDSYDWEYGGWGSAPKFPQPMTIEFLLRRATTDTTQREQIIKAVTHVLNAMSRGGMYDVVGGGFSRYSVDNFWKTPHFEKMTYDNAQLALAYLHGYLVTGNADYRRICEETLDFVMRELTHSEGGFFSSLDADSEGEEGKFYVWTQDELEGVLGSEFEFFKAAYGITPSGNWESKTILQRALDDSTLSARFKMEQEELWQKLSKCHARLLEARSSRIRPTTDDKVLVMWNSLMLKAFAEAGRYLNRQDYLQVAIRNARFLLDNLYANNRLHRSWREGQAKHNAYLEDYAGLILALLALYQSDPNKEWYLSALKLADEMVEHFADPNGGFFDTRDDHETLLVRPKDTQDNATPSGNALAATALLELAAYGDRTEWRDIAEEMLSSVYGAMLRYPTAFAQWLCAADFAVGPTREVAIIGDSQHAETRELLNTLWKAYRPRQVTAISPYPPEPDAPALLKDRPLFNGLPTAYVCQGFVCLQPVNSPIEMESQLAGNSNP is encoded by the coding sequence GTGGATTGGTATCCCTGGGGCGAAGAGGCATTAAGCAAGGCTAAATTTGAAAACAAGCCGATCTTTCTCAGCATTGGATACGCAGCTTGCCATTGGTGCCATGTAATGGAGCACGAATCGTTCGAAGATCCTGAGACTGCAGCGGTCATGAACGAGTATTTTGTGAACATAAAAGTAGACAGGGAAGAACGCCCTGAAATTGACTCCATCTACATGCAAGCAACAGTCGCGATGACTGGCTCTGGTGGCTGGCCAATGTCTGTCTTCTTAACTCCTGACCTTCGTCCGTTTTACGCCGGCACATACTTCCCACCTGTTCGGCGCTTTAACATGCCTTCCTTCAAGGAAGTGTTGTCAAACATTGCCAAAGTATGGCGTGAAAATGCTCAGGAAGTAGATCGGGTTGGGAATCAGGTACTTGGACATATCCGTCCGCCCATACACAAGCCCGAGAACAGGAATGAAATAACCACAGAAGCTCTTGAAGCAGCTATAAAGAACCTGCTTGATTCCTACGATTGGGAGTATGGAGGTTGGGGTTCGGCGCCAAAGTTTCCGCAACCCATGACCATCGAATTTCTTTTACGCCGAGCAACCACGGATACAACTCAACGTGAACAGATCATAAAGGCTGTCACCCATGTCCTTAATGCCATGTCTCGGGGAGGCATGTATGATGTTGTCGGAGGCGGTTTTTCCCGTTATAGTGTCGATAATTTTTGGAAAACGCCTCACTTTGAAAAAATGACATATGATAATGCCCAATTAGCCCTGGCATATCTACACGGATATTTGGTTACTGGCAACGCCGACTATCGCAGAATTTGCGAGGAGACGTTGGATTTTGTCATGCGCGAATTGACTCATTCAGAAGGTGGATTTTTTAGCAGTCTGGATGCAGACTCGGAAGGTGAAGAGGGAAAATTCTATGTCTGGACACAAGACGAACTCGAGGGAGTGCTCGGTTCGGAATTCGAATTTTTCAAAGCCGCATATGGCATTACCCCATCTGGGAACTGGGAAAGTAAAACCATCCTGCAACGTGCTCTGGATGATTCCACACTCTCAGCCCGCTTCAAAATGGAGCAAGAAGAACTTTGGCAGAAATTATCCAAATGTCACGCAAGACTTTTAGAAGCAAGAAGTTCACGCATTCGCCCCACTACCGATGACAAAGTGCTGGTGATGTGGAACTCCCTGATGCTCAAAGCCTTCGCAGAAGCAGGACGTTATCTGAATAGGCAGGATTATCTTCAAGTTGCCATTCGTAACGCACGCTTTCTGCTGGATAATCTTTATGCAAATAATCGGTTGCACCGATCCTGGCGCGAGGGACAGGCAAAGCATAACGCCTACTTGGAAGATTATGCTGGTCTGATTTTGGCGCTGTTGGCGTTGTACCAATCCGATCCGAATAAGGAATGGTATCTTTCGGCATTGAAACTTGCCGATGAAATGGTTGAACACTTTGCTGACCCCAATGGAGGTTTTTTCGATACCCGCGACGATCATGAAACCCTCCTTGTACGACCGAAGGATACTCAAGACAATGCTACTCCATCCGGGAATGCGCTTGCCGCTACCGCTCTGCTTGAGTTGGCAGCGTATGGAGATCGGACGGAATGGCGGGATATTGCCGAGGAAATGCTTTCCTCAGTATATGGAGCCATGCTTCGTTATCCAACTGCCTTTGCACAGTGGTTGTGCGCTGCTGATTTTGCTGTCGGTCCGACACGTGAAGTGGCAATTATTGGTGATTCACAGCATGCCGAAACCAGGGAATTATTGAACACTTTATGGAAAGCATACCGACCCCGACAGGTAACCGCGATTTCGCCTTACCCACCGGAGCCGGATGCACCAGCCTTGCTGAAGGACAGACCATTATTTAATGGTCTGCCGACAGCGTATGTTTGCCAAGGATTTGTTTGTTTACAGCCAGTCAATTCGCCAATTGAGATGGAGTCCCAACTGGCGGGCAACTCAAATCCTTAG
- a CDS encoding copper oxidase: MMTPTPGSMMMDNPEAAHMMEPISAPNVQPATETTGGQPLEFREENGVKIFEITTKAVQWPIMDGVNVTAYTYNGTVPGPMIRITEGDQVRVIVKNELPDPTTIHWHGVEVPNAMDGVPGVTQDPILPGETFTYEFVAKPAGTFMYHSHFEGDVQVSAGLYAPFIIDPKTPETNPPAVDETLMISEWRMIDGQTFAAMPMGGMEPNYFTINGKSFPATETITVKKGERVRLRFVGIGQFIHPMHLHGFPFEIVATDGHPVPEGARLIKDTVSVAPGERYDIEFTATETGQWVLHCHILHHTTNDNVEPGGLMLMINVVE; the protein is encoded by the coding sequence ATGATGACTCCCACACCGGGCAGTATGATGATGGACAACCCCGAAGCCGCGCACATGATGGAACCGATCAGCGCTCCGAACGTCCAGCCTGCCACGGAAACGACAGGCGGACAGCCACTGGAGTTTCGCGAGGAAAACGGCGTCAAGATTTTCGAGATCACCACGAAAGCCGTGCAATGGCCCATCATGGATGGTGTGAACGTGACCGCCTATACCTATAACGGGACCGTGCCGGGACCCATGATCCGCATCACCGAAGGTGATCAGGTTCGGGTCATTGTGAAGAATGAACTGCCCGACCCGACCACGATCCACTGGCACGGGGTCGAAGTCCCCAACGCGATGGATGGCGTGCCGGGCGTCACACAGGATCCGATCCTGCCAGGCGAGACCTTCACGTATGAGTTCGTTGCCAAGCCCGCAGGGACATTCATGTATCACTCGCACTTCGAGGGAGATGTGCAGGTGAGTGCGGGTCTGTATGCCCCATTCATCATTGACCCGAAGACGCCCGAAACCAATCCGCCTGCGGTGGATGAGACTCTGATGATCTCGGAATGGCGAATGATTGATGGACAAACCTTTGCCGCCATGCCCATGGGCGGTATGGAACCGAATTACTTCACCATCAACGGCAAATCTTTCCCTGCCACAGAGACGATCACAGTGAAGAAGGGCGAGCGCGTACGATTGCGGTTCGTCGGGATCGGACAGTTCATTCACCCCATGCATCTGCACGGATTCCCGTTTGAGATTGTGGCAACCGATGGACATCCTGTGCCGGAGGGAGCGCGATTGATCAAGGATACGGTCAGCGTTGCGCCAGGCGAGCGATACGACATCGAATTCACAGCAACAGAAACCG
- a CDS encoding ubiquinol-cytochrome c reductase iron-sulfur subunit, with protein sequence MSASGRNQLSRRDFIKATVISIGGLIGAVIGMPSVAYLLSPSLRAEEDSASIDLGPLEKYPIGVPTRFEFTRTKVNGWERTTTNYGMYVVRRSESEVRVFSDICTHLGCRVTWHPDQEHYVSPCHDGHFDIEGSVISGPPPRPLDEFVTEIEDGNLLIHLPALKRTS encoded by the coding sequence ATGTCTGCTTCAGGCAGGAATCAACTCTCACGTCGTGATTTTATCAAAGCAACGGTTATCAGCATTGGCGGCTTGATCGGCGCAGTCATTGGGATGCCGTCCGTGGCATACCTGCTGTCACCCTCCCTGCGCGCTGAAGAAGACTCCGCTTCGATTGACCTGGGTCCGCTCGAAAAATATCCGATCGGAGTGCCGACCCGTTTTGAATTTACCCGCACAAAAGTCAACGGCTGGGAACGAACGACAACCAATTACGGCATGTATGTTGTCAGAAGAAGCGAAAGCGAAGTACGGGTCTTTTCGGATATTTGCACCCATCTGGGCTGCCGTGTGACCTGGCATCCCGATCAAGAACATTACGTCAGTCCCTGCCACGATGGGCACTTTGATATTGAAGGGAGTGTCATTAGCGGTCCCCCGCCGCGCCCATTGGATGAATTCGTCACAGAGATCGAAGACGGCAATTTGCTCATTCATTTGCCAGCCCTCAAACGAACTTCATAA